A section of the Oncorhynchus keta strain PuntledgeMale-10-30-2019 chromosome 15, Oket_V2, whole genome shotgun sequence genome encodes:
- the riok1 gene encoding serine/threonine-protein kinase RIO1: MSMAQIVPGQFDDADESNSVAITQPAEEMLAIEGQVSGVSLETPYHDLREYDDDEEEEEEEDDDWDWNETGDLTKRYMANRTGMNHQANKQNLSNKSQKLSTPTDKALRKFEHKINLDKLNYADSVINKVTVMQKQQNADTFRVKDKSDRATVEQVLDPRTRMILFKMLSRGVISEINGCISTGKEANVYHATTANGESRAIKIYKTSILLFKDRDKYVSGEFRFRHGYCKGNPRKMVRTWAEKEMRNLIRLQTAGIPSPEPIMLRSHVLLMSFIGKDDMPAPLLKNASLSESKARELYLQVIHNMRVMYQEARLVHSDLSEFNMLYNDGDAYIIDVSQSVEHDHPHALEFLRKDCTNVNDFFLKRGVAAMTLRELFEFVTDPSITSSNINLYLEKAMDIASERTAEERSNQDSVNEEVFKNAYIPRTLTEVSHYERDVDAMTNMKDDESSHNMQNDNILYQTVTGLKKDLSGVQTVPALLQDCDVEESSSSEDEDEDEDGGKQESVGEESQIDKKEMKKLAKEAQREKRKNKTPKHVKKRKERVSKMKKGK, translated from the exons ATGTCCATGGCCCAGATTGTACCAGGACAGTTTGATGATGCGGACGAATCAAACAG TGTTGCCATCACCCAACCAGCTGAGGAGATGCTTGCAATAGAGGGCCAGGTCAGTGGAGTTAGCCTGGAAACCCCATATCATGATTTGcgtgaatatgatgatgatgaggaggaggaagaagaggaggatgatgattgGGACTGGAATGAGACTGGGGACTTGACGAAACGCTACATGGCTAATAGAACAGGAATGAATCACCAG GCAAATAAACAAAATCTTAGTAACAAATCACAGAAACTGTCAACCCCCACTGACAAGGCTCTGAGGAAGTTTGAACACAAAATTAATTTAG ATAAGCTCAACTATGCTGACTCTGTGATCAACAAAGTGACCGTGATGCAGAAACAACAAAATGCTGACAC GTTTCGAGTGAAAGACAAATCTGATCGGGCTACAGTTGAGCAG GTGTTGGACCCGCGGACGCGAATGATTCTGTTTAAGATGCTCAGCAGGGGTGTCATTTCAGAGATCAATGGATGTATCAGCACAGGCAAAGAG GCAAATGTTTACCACGCAACCACTGCCAATGGTGAGAGCAGAGCCATCAAGATCTACAAGACCTCCATCTTACTGTTCAAGGACCGTGACAAATATGTTAGTGGAGAATTCAG GTTCCGCCATGGCTACTGTAAAGGAAACCCCAGGAAGATGGTGCGAACCTGGGCCGAGAAGGAGATGAGAAACCTCATCAG GTTGCAGACTGCAGGCATCCCGAGTCCGGAGCCAATCATGCTGCGTAGCCACGTGCTCCTCATGAGTTTCATCGGCAAGGATGACAT GCCTGCTCCTCTGTTGAAGAACGCTTCCCTGTCCGAGTCCAAAGCACGTGAGCTGTATCTCCAGGTGATACACAACATGAGGGTTATGTACCAGGAGGCCCGACTGGTCCATTCAGACCTCAGTGAGTTCAACATGCT GTACAACGACGGTGACGCCTACATCATCGACGTGTCCCAGTCTGTGGAGCACGACCACCCCCACGCTCTCGAGTTCCTGCGCAAAGACTGTACCAATGTCAATG ACTTTTTCCTGAAGAGAGGGGTAGCGGCGATGACTTTGCGCGAGCTCTTTGAGTTCGTCACCGATCCCTCTATCACCAGCAGCAACATCAACCTCTATTTGGAAAAG GCGATGGACATTGCTTCCGAGAGGACGGCAGAGGAGAGGTCCAATCAGGATAGTGTGAATGAGGAG GTGTTTAAGAACGCGTACATCCCACGCACACTTACAGAAGTGAGCCACTACGAACGTGACGTGGATGCCATGACAAACATGAAAGACGACGAGTCCTCGCACAACATGCAGAATGACAAC ATCCTCTACCAGACAGTGACGGGCCTGAAGAAGGATCTGTCTGGAGTTCAGACA GTACCTGCCCTGCTCCAGGACTGTGATGTAGAGGAGAGCTCAAGTTCAGAGGATGAAGATGAAGATGAGGATGGTGGCAAACAGGAGTCTGTGGGAGAGGAGTCTCAGATTGACAAGAAG GAGATGAAGAAACTGGCCAAGGAGGCCCAGAGGGAAAAGAGAAAAAACAAAACACCGAAACACGtgaagaagagaaaggagagggttTCAAAGATGAAGAAAGGCAAATGA
- the lyrm4 gene encoding LYR motif-containing protein 4, translating into MASCSRSQVISLYRMLIKESKKFPSYNYRTYALRRVKDSFRENLHVDNPKTLDMLLNQARENLAVIKRQVSIGQMYTAQRTIVEETGVHRDL; encoded by the exons ATGGCGTCATGCAGCAGATCGCAGGTGATCTCCTTATACAGGATGCTTATAAAAGAGAGCAAAAAATTCCCCTCTTACAATTACAG AACATATGCCCTGCGCAGGGTAAAGGATAGCTTCAGGGAGAATCTCCATGTTGATAACCCAAAAACTCTGGACATGCTGCTCAACCAGGCCAGAGAGAATCTTGCTGTCATCAAGAGACAG GTGTCCATTGGCCAGATGTACACTGCTCAGAGGACCATTGTGGAGGAAACTGGAGTGCACAGGGACCTCTGA
- the rpp40 gene encoding ribonuclease P protein subunit p40: MYPELDKCPRSLLVCEKSNFEHEKSRHDTHVSKHYFNHKVSVVIPGCGALSSRLASVINNFSKYFLVKNVPVYEFLDKDFLKNVVWNGALYALSYKTSIDQDNTIALLPSGQLILSVDKDTYEQLGLEGKPSQYNHRQPMRYVVTIDLTDKSMAPEGKRYQRVLSGLKERVPLKSDFLLGRHNSGADGDRALQSLLSRYQWKEHRPVVSSHTLKDLPCPSLNALDLRGDQRSCDPHSFLEWLGAVSAGVSCDNTAASFLSTYVCPEPQTLVSQALHCTVSGLLLPEDIYSLLQELQRFFDEPKITSWLSLTVHGFMDSPVSWGDAEHGFHKGGENFYNLVLFKNQDYWLHMGTGSHDRCPP; the protein is encoded by the exons ATGTACCCGGAGCTAGACAAGTGTCCAAGAAGTTTACTTGTTTGCGAGAAATCGAACTTTGAGCATGAAAAGTCTAGACACGACACTCACGTGTCAAAACATTATTTTAACCACAAG GTGTCGGTTGTAATACCGGGATGTGGTGCCCTTTCTTCCCGGCTGGCCAGTGTCATAAACAATTTCAGCAAGTATTTTCTGGTGAAAAATGTACCAGTCTATGAGTTTTTGGATAAAGACTTCTTGAAGAATGTTGTGTGGAATG GTGCTCTCTATGCTCTTTCCTACAAGACAAGCATTGACCAGGATAACACCATTGCACTTCTCCCGAGCG GTCAGCTGATCCTCTCTGTGGATAAGGACACGTATGAACAGCTGGGTCTGGAGGGAAAGCCGTCACAGTACAATCACAGACAGCCCATGAGATATG TCGTGACCATTGACCTGACGGACAAATCCATGGCGCCGGAAGGGAAGCGCTACCAGCGAGTTCTCTCCGGCCTTAAAGAAAGGGTGCCTCTGAAAAGCGACTTCCTGCTAGGACGTCACAATTCAG GGGCGGATGGGGATAGAGCGCTGCAGAGTCTCCTGTCCCGTTACCAGTGGAAAGAGCACAGACCAGTGGTCAGTAGCCACACCCTGAAGGATCTGCCATGTCCATCCCTGAACGCTTTGGACCTGCGCGGGGATCAGCGGTCTTGTGACCCCCACAGCTTCCTGGAGTGGCTTGGAGCAGTGAGCGCTGGTGTCAGTTG TGACAATACAGCAGCCAGCTTCCTTTCAACATACGTCTGTCCAGAGCCCCAAACACTGGTGAGCCAAGCCCTGCATTGTACAGTGTCCGGCCTGCTGCTGCCCGAAGACATCTACTCTCTGCTGCAGGAACTGCA GCGGTTCTTTGACGAACCCAAAATCACGTCCTGGCTGTCACTGACTGTACACGGCTTCATGGACAGTCCCGTTTCCTGGGGAGATGCAGAACACGGGTTTCACAAGGGTGGTGAAAACTTCTACAACCTCGTCCTCTTCAAGAACCAGGACTACTGGTTGCACATGGGCACTGGCTCCCATGATAGATGTCCCCCATGA